From one Oxyura jamaicensis isolate SHBP4307 breed ruddy duck chromosome 15, BPBGC_Ojam_1.0, whole genome shotgun sequence genomic stretch:
- the LOC118174661 gene encoding sodium-dependent serotonin transporter-like gives MGEQPCPTPAGPPGQDGGPGASPAPPMHPRDKWSKKMDFFLSVVGFAVDLGNVWRFPYICYQNGGGAFLIPYTLMAVFGGVPLFYMELALGQFHRTGAIPIWKRICPIFKGIGFAICIIGLYVSFYYNTIIAWALYYFYSSFSGTLPWASCDNPWNTPNCTNYFGRSNVTWTNFSRSPAEEFYTRKVLELQKSGGLYDVGGIRWQLLLCLFLIFTIVYFSLWKGVKTSGKVVWVTATLPYLVLLVLLVRGATLPGAWRGVLFYLRPDWGKLLSTAVWVDAAAQIFFSLGPGFGVLLALASYNHFHNNCYRDALVTSAVNCLTSFLSGFVIFTVLGYMAEMRDVEVEDVARDKGPSLLFITYPEAIANMVGSTFFAVIFFLMMITLGLDSTFGGLEAVITAVMDEYPQVLAKRRELFVLGLITVCFLGSLSTLTYGGAYVVKLLEEFGAGCSILAVVLLETIAVSWFYGIQRFSHDVKAMLGFAPGLFWKVCWAAISPALLAFIVVSSLLEQPPLVLFGYQYPAWSTSVGHLVGASSFVCIPVYMVYKLVWTPGSLKQVRATSAWPWRQDTVPSCHPSTHLWDTPSLGPWGAGREQKWGAPAPAVQGRRSCCGKETRALFSAHFHPAAPRRLRSAGEDDTRRPGRGGAHVTGPITWWHEQGTQRLLLGSSSVQQSGRADRREAAVAVLAANRPRACPRLYDLWS, from the exons AtgggggagcagccctgcccgACGCCTGCCGGCCCCCCTGGGCAGGACGGGGGTCCTGGggccagccccgcgcccccaATGCACCCCCGGGACAAGTGGAGcaaaaaaatggatttcttcCTCTCGGTCGTTGGATTTGCCGTCGATCTGGGCAACGTGTGGCGGTTCCCTTACATCTGCTACCAGAACGGAGGGG GCGCCTTCCTCATCCCCTACACGCTGATGGCTGTTTTCGGAGGGGTGCCCCTCTTCTACATGGAGCTGGCCCTGGGGCAGTTCCACAGGACGGGCGCCATCCCCATCTGGAAGCGGATCTGCCCCATCTTCAAAG gCATCGGCTTTGCCATCTGCATCATTGGGCTCTACGTCTCCTTCTACTACAACACCATCATCGCCTGGGCTCTCTACTACTTCTACTCGTCCTTCTCGGGCACCCTGCCCTGGGCGAGCTGCGACAACCCCTGGAACACCCCCAACTGCACCAACTACTTCGGGAGGAGCAACGTGACCTGGACCAACTTCTCCAGGTCCCCCGCCGAGGAGTTTTATAC GAGGAAGGTCCTGGAGCTCCAGAAGTCCGGCGGTCTGTACGATGTGGGGGGGATCCGCTGgcagctgctcctctgcctcttcctcatcttcacCATCGTCTACTTCAGCCTGTGGAAAGGAGTGAAAACCTCCGGCAAG GTGGTGTGGGTGACGGCCACGCTGCCCTACCTCGTCCTCCTCGTCCTGCTGGTCCGCGGGGCCACGCTGCCCGGCGCCTGGAGAGGGGTGCTCTTCTACCTGCGCCCGGACTGGGGCAAGCTCCTGAGCACGGCG GTCTGGGTGGATGCTGCTGCgcagattttcttctccttgggCCCCGGATTCGGTGTCCTTCTGGCTCTGGCCAGTTACAACCACTTCCACAACAACTGCTACCG GGACGCGCTCGTCACCAGCGCGGTGAACTGCCTCACCAGCTTCCTCTCGGGCTTCGTCATCTTCACCGTGCTGGGCTACATGGCCGAGATGAGGGACGTGGAGGTGGAGGACGTAGCCAGAGACAAAG GTCCCAGCCTGCTCTTCATCACCTACCCTGAAGCCATCGCCAACATGGTGGGCTCCACCTTCTTCGCCGTCATCTTCTTCCTGATGATGATAACGCTGGGGCTGGACAGCACG TTTGGGGGCCTGGAGGCAGTGATCACGGCCGTGATGGACGAGTACCCCCAGGTCCTGGCCAAGCGCAGGGAGCTCTTTGTCCTCGGGCTCATCACAGTCTGCTTCCTGGGCTCCCTGAGCACCCTCACCTAC ggcggCGCCTACGTGGtgaagctgctggaggagtTTGGCGCCGGCTGCTCGATCCTGGCGGTGGTGCTGCTGGAAACAATAGCCGTGTCCTGGTTTTATG GGATCCAGAGGTTCTCCCACGACGTGAAAGCCATGCTGGGCTTCGCCCCGGGGCTGTTCTGGAAGGTGTGCTGGGCTGCCATCAGCCCGGCCTTGCTGGCG TTCATCGTTGtcagctccctgctggagcagcctccCCTGGTGCTCTTTGGCTACCAGTACCCGGCGTGGAGCACCTCGGTGGGGCACCTCGTAGGAGCGTCCTCCTTCGTCTGCATCCCCGTCTACATGGTGTACAAGCTGGTCTGGACGCCGGGGTCTCTCAAGCAGGTCAGAGCTACATCAGCGTGGCCCTGGAGGCAGGACACTGTCCCCAGCTGTCACCCCTCCACCCATTTGTGGGACACCCCCAGCCTGGGGCCgtggggggcaggcagggagcaaaAATGGGGAGCACCGGCTCCCgctgtgcagggcaggaggtCCTGCTGCGGGAAGGAAACCCGTGCCCTTTTCTCTGCCCACTTTCACCCTGCAGCGCCTCGCCGTCTGCGTTCGGCCGGAGAAGACGACACGAGACGCCCAGGCCGAGGCGGTGCGCATGTCACCGGTCCCATAACCTGGTGGCACGAGCAGGGGACACAGAGGCTGCTCCTCGGCTCCAGCTCCGTGCAACAAAGCGGCCGGGCAGACAGAAGAGAAGCCGCCGTCGCCGTCCTCGCAGCAAACCGGCCCCGTGCCTGCCCCCGGCTGTATGACCTCTGGAGCTAG